The proteins below are encoded in one region of Parvicella tangerina:
- a CDS encoding DUF6567 family protein, producing MKNVLAIGIVFWILAFHVSSCTTFHSGSYDGGVTVSNGEYAYKRKVVFETHYTYTLGFGGNKEGFLMDRLREELYARAELSGSEELTNMLISSNTTYFLVFAKVKLRITGDVIDWNSDKFVSRTNSQSFHDSQELIGRIEKPKEQMAVFKGLLEEKENLSFRPFEKGHYPQIGEVVYYKHRDVFATVVGTTFRKYRISYFKGTASYYDSKRVWVYKNQIESIEEKHGFHVK from the coding sequence ATGAAGAATGTATTAGCAATTGGTATCGTATTTTGGATTTTAGCATTCCATGTCAGTTCTTGCACAACTTTTCATTCGGGAAGTTACGATGGAGGTGTGACTGTTTCTAACGGAGAATATGCATACAAAAGAAAGGTGGTTTTTGAAACTCACTATACATATACCTTGGGATTTGGAGGTAATAAAGAGGGTTTCTTGATGGATCGCCTTCGAGAGGAACTGTATGCTCGGGCTGAACTCTCAGGTAGCGAAGAATTAACCAATATGCTTATTTCTTCTAATACAACTTATTTTCTGGTCTTTGCAAAGGTTAAATTGAGAATTACAGGAGATGTAATTGATTGGAATAGTGACAAATTCGTTAGTAGAACGAATAGTCAAAGTTTTCATGACTCACAAGAGCTTATTGGTAGGATTGAAAAACCTAAAGAACAAATGGCGGTATTCAAAGGGTTGCTAGAGGAGAAGGAGAATTTGAGTTTTAGACCTTTTGAAAAAGGACATTACCCACAAATAGGAGAGGTTGTTTACTATAAGCACCGAGATGTGTTTGCAACTGTAGTTGGAACGACTTTTCGAAAATACAGGATTAGCTACTTTAAAGGAACAGCGTCTTATTACGATAGTAAGAGGGTTTGGGTATATAAAAATCAGATCGAAAGTATCGAGGAAAAACATGGCTTTCATGTCAAATAG
- a CDS encoding VOC family protein, translating into MYTIHGIQHLGVGVANHENAWKWYRKFFGMNIPFFNAEAPAPLMDIYTENETITKRAAMVMNLKGGCAMEVVCPTSFQATKADKEFQLGDLGIFIGMIKAPDVDQAYEFFKKNGAQLASKVNEMPNGWKTFYCYDVDGNLWQVVPGEDWYTGYPHITGGTCGCSIGVSDIEKAKTLYADILGYDKVVYDQIDTFRDWKFVPGGDQKYRRILLTQSNPSGGGFTKLSGQTYIELVQDVSDRNPLKIYEGRKWGDVGFVHLGFDVRGMKELGDKLDEKGFGFTCDTNDVLSMGDSTKVHCTYIEDPDGTLIELIEVYKIPIIEKLGINLNVAKRPANKPLPDLMLKALKFSRIKD; encoded by the coding sequence ATGTATACAATTCACGGAATACAGCACTTGGGTGTAGGTGTAGCCAACCATGAAAATGCCTGGAAGTGGTACAGAAAGTTCTTTGGAATGAATATTCCGTTCTTTAACGCTGAAGCTCCCGCTCCTTTAATGGACATTTATACTGAAAATGAAACCATCACCAAGCGAGCTGCTATGGTTATGAACCTAAAAGGAGGCTGTGCTATGGAAGTGGTATGCCCTACTTCATTTCAAGCCACCAAAGCTGACAAAGAATTTCAATTAGGTGACCTGGGAATCTTCATTGGTATGATTAAAGCTCCAGATGTTGATCAAGCTTACGAATTCTTTAAAAAGAACGGTGCTCAATTAGCTAGCAAAGTCAACGAAATGCCAAACGGTTGGAAAACATTTTACTGTTATGATGTGGACGGCAACCTCTGGCAGGTTGTTCCAGGAGAAGACTGGTACACGGGCTACCCGCATATTACTGGAGGAACATGTGGTTGTAGCATTGGCGTTTCAGATATTGAAAAGGCAAAGACCTTGTACGCAGACATTTTAGGTTATGACAAGGTGGTGTATGATCAGATTGATACGTTCAGGGACTGGAAATTTGTTCCTGGAGGTGATCAAAAGTACCGCAGAATCTTGCTTACTCAGAGTAACCCATCAGGTGGGGGGTTCACGAAGTTATCAGGACAAACTTATATTGAGCTCGTTCAAGATGTATCAGACAGAAATCCACTTAAGATCTATGAGGGAAGAAAATGGGGAGATGTAGGATTTGTACACCTTGGTTTTGACGTGAGAGGAATGAAAGAGCTAGGAGATAAATTGGATGAAAAAGGCTTTGGTTTTACTTGTGACACCAATGATGTATTGAGTATGGGAGACTCTACGAAGGTTCACTGCACTTATATTGAGGATCCCGATGGCACACTGATCGAATTGATAGAAGTCTATAAAATTCCGATCATAGAAAAGCTAGGAATCAATCTGAACGTTGCCAAACGACCAGCCAACAAACCCTTACCAGACTTAATGTTAAAAGCACTTAAATTCTCAAGAATTAAGGATTAA
- the aroQ gene encoding type II 3-dehydroquinate dehydratase, whose amino-acid sequence MKRILIINGPNLNLLGKREPSIYGDISFEDFFQRLKDKNGVELSYFQSNVEGEIIDKLHEVGFSFDGIILNAGGYTHTSVSIADAIAAISSPVIEVHLSNVYAREEYRHNSLIAKNCVGVISGFGLDSYSLAIDYFGAK is encoded by the coding sequence ATGAAAAGAATACTGATTATTAATGGGCCTAATCTGAATTTACTGGGCAAAAGGGAGCCGAGTATATATGGAGATATTTCTTTTGAGGATTTCTTTCAACGTCTAAAGGACAAGAACGGTGTTGAACTATCTTATTTCCAAAGTAATGTTGAAGGAGAAATCATAGACAAATTGCATGAAGTTGGATTTTCTTTTGATGGTATCATCCTCAACGCTGGAGGCTACACACATACTTCAGTGAGTATTGCAGACGCAATTGCTGCTATTAGTTCGCCTGTGATAGAAGTTCATTTGTCAAATGTATATGCGAGAGAGGAGTATAGACATAATTCATTGATAGCAAAGAATTGTGTGGGGGTGATCAGTGGTTTTGGGTTGGATAGTTATTCTTTAGCAATTGACTACTTTGGTGCTAAATAG
- a CDS encoding DUF2461 domain-containing protein — protein MKKRTYFTTAFTDFFKELEENNHKEWFDENRKRYHAHVKEPFDDFIKDLLVEVGKIDPAINVPYNKCIFRINRDVRFSKDKTLYKTNRSAFISRFGTKNKSFPGMYFEINKNELRIYGGVYMLDAKQVYRIREEIQDYNKDFRKVITEKRFNSTFGEVQGEKAKRLNKEFQQFAASEDLMFNKNWYVYASLPLNTIYQEDLLNVMMDHYQVLEPFNKFFERPLLDMLNQ, from the coding sequence ATGAAGAAGAGAACCTATTTTACAACGGCTTTTACAGATTTCTTTAAAGAACTAGAGGAGAATAATCATAAGGAATGGTTTGATGAGAATCGTAAACGATATCATGCCCATGTCAAAGAGCCTTTTGATGACTTCATAAAGGACTTGCTTGTTGAGGTTGGTAAAATTGACCCAGCGATCAATGTGCCTTACAATAAGTGTATATTTAGAATCAACAGAGATGTTCGGTTTTCAAAAGACAAAACGCTCTACAAAACAAATAGATCTGCTTTTATATCTAGGTTTGGAACCAAGAACAAGTCTTTTCCAGGGATGTATTTTGAGATCAACAAGAATGAACTGAGAATCTACGGGGGTGTTTATATGCTAGACGCGAAGCAGGTATATCGAATAAGGGAGGAAATACAGGATTACAATAAAGACTTTAGGAAAGTGATTACTGAGAAACGGTTCAATTCTACCTTTGGTGAAGTACAGGGAGAGAAAGCAAAAAGGCTAAATAAGGAATTTCAACAGTTCGCAGCATCAGAAGACTTGATGTTCAATAAGAATTGGTATGTCTATGCATCACTGCCGCTGAATACGATTTATCAAGAAGATCTGCTCAATGTGATGATGGACCACTATCAAGTATTAGAACCTTTCAATAAGTTTTTTGAAAGACCGTTGTTAGACATGTTAAACCAATAA
- the efp gene encoding elongation factor P — protein sequence MANTSDIKNGVCMNLDGKLVQVIEFQHVKPGKGPAFVRTKLRNIETGRVVDHTFSAGHKIDIIRIENRSYQYLYQDGSFYVFMNTDTFEQVNIEENMIDKKEYLKEGIVCSILFHAEEENPLVVELPQFIETEVTYTEPGIKGDTATNTMKPATIDTGAEVKVPLFIDNGDKIKVDIQKGQYVERIKD from the coding sequence ATGGCGAATACTTCAGATATTAAGAACGGAGTTTGTATGAACCTTGACGGTAAGCTAGTTCAGGTAATTGAATTTCAACACGTAAAACCTGGAAAGGGACCTGCATTCGTTCGAACGAAACTAAGAAACATTGAAACTGGAAGAGTGGTTGATCACACGTTCTCTGCTGGTCACAAAATCGATATTATAAGAATTGAAAACAGGTCTTACCAGTACTTGTATCAAGACGGGTCATTCTACGTATTTATGAATACGGACACTTTTGAGCAAGTGAATATCGAAGAAAACATGATCGACAAAAAGGAATATCTGAAAGAAGGTATTGTTTGTTCGATTCTTTTTCATGCGGAAGAGGAGAACCCTTTAGTTGTAGAACTTCCGCAATTCATTGAAACTGAAGTAACGTACACTGAGCCTGGAATTAAAGGAGATACCGCTACGAACACCATGAAACCTGCAACAATTGATACTGGAGCTGAGGTGAAAGTTCCTTTGTTCATCGATAATGGTGATAAGATTAAAGTTGACATTCAGAAAGGGCAGTACGTAGAGCGAATCAAAGATTAA